Genomic window (Roseivirga sp. 4D4):
AATCTCGAAGTTTTTTGATTCTTGGATTTGACATTACCTCATAGACACGTTTAGCGGCTATAGAAGGAGCTACAGTGTCTAAGAAGGAGAGATAAGCTTTGAGTAGTTTCATTAGAGAAGAACTAATTGCCTAAAGCTAATAATCAAAAGCGTAAGACAATTGTTCTTGAGCGTATAAGCCATTAAGAGATCATAGTGCTCAAGTGCTCTTCCAACCCATTGAAAACGGAACCCCAGCCGTTATAGATGCCCATTTGCTCTTGTTGCTTGCAATATTCCTCTGTAGGATGTACCACTTTAAAAGTAAAATGGGTTTTATCGCCATTGGCCTTTAGGAGTACGTGCAATTCAACGCCTTCGGTCATTGGTCTGAAATTGGCCGTAGTCACAATCTTTTCCACGGGTACTATTTCTGTATAAGCACCATCTGAGATAAATTCATTGCCATTGGGCATATCCATAGAGAATTTCCAACTGCCACCTACGGTGAAATTGTGTTCTATAATTTTCATCTCCATGCCTTTTGGCGCCCACCATTTGGCAATGTGATCGGGTTGAGTCCATGCTTCCCATACTAAGGATACGGGTGCGGAAAGTGTTCTTTCCATTGTGATCGTTCTGCTTTCCAGTTCGTTGTTGCTCATTGTTTCTTTCTTTTAGTATTGAGTTCGTTTACATATTCTTCGAAGGAATCAAGTCTGTCTTCCCATAGTTTTCTATACTGATCGATCCACATGAATGCCGGTACTAATTCACTTGGCTTTATTTGGAAGTACCTTTCTCTGCCTTTCTGTTCTACTTGAACCAATCCACATTCCTGAAGGATTTTCAAGTGTTTGGAAATTGCAGGTCGACTGACGTCAAACTTTTCTGCTACACGATTGGCAGTCAGTTTATCTTTTGATAACAGGTCGATAATATCCCTTCTAACAGGATCGGCAATTGCTTGAAAAACATCTCTTCTCATCTAAATAGTAACCGTTTGGTTACAAATATATGTGTAACTATTTGGTTACGCAAATTATTTCGATTTTCCGTTTATCAAGTATTTGACATTCAAAGCCAAATGAGGGCTTTTCACCAATGATAAAATCATTAAATTCATTTTTTAGGCCCACTAGGACCTCCTTATAGACAAAAAATATCCTATGATGAAAAAGCTATTAACCATTGCCTTTGCTTGTTTGAGTTCAGTTTTGCTGGCACAGAATGATGTGTATTTTGCATCTACGCCTGCTTTGAATCCCGATGGTTCAGAGATTATCTTTTCCTATGATGGAGACTTATGGAAGGTGAATGCGGAAGGAGGAACAGCAACCCGGCTAACGGCAATGGCAGGTCAAGAGTCCTACCCAAGAGTGAGTCCCGATGGCAAATGGATTGCCTTTTCTTCTGCCCAATTTGGCAATACGGATCTATATGTAATGCCTTATGAAGGTGGAGAGATTGAGCGACTCACTTTTCATTCATCGGCAGACCAAATGGAGGCTTGGTCATGGGATAGTAAGACGATCTATTTTCGATCTGGCAGATATAATAGCCGTGCTGCCTATAGCATTGACAGAAAAGGTGGAACACCTCAGCGCATTTTCGATCACTACTTTAACTGGCCACATAACTTAGCCATTCATCCTGATGGTGATATCTACTTTAATGAAAGTTGGGAAAGCAGTAATCAGGTGGCTCGGAAACGTTATAAAGGCGCATTTAATCCAGATATTAAATCTTATAACCTTAAGAATGGAAGCTTCAAAAAGCACACTTCTTATGAGGGGAAAGATATGTGGGCTACCATTGATAGGAGTGGTAATGTCTACTTTGTCTCAGATCAGTCCAACGGAGAGTATAACCTATATGGCCTTGAAAATGATCAATCAGTACGGTTGACGAATTTCAATACCTCCATCAAGACTCCGCAAGTGAATGCCAATGGCGGTAAAGTGGTTTTTGAAAAAGACTATCAGCTTTTCGTATATGATGTCAGTAGTAAGCGTAGCCGAAAGGTGTCAATCAACGTCTTTCAGAATAGCACTTTAGCCCAAGAAAGAGACTTTAAGACCAAAGGGAATGTTTCTGTTTTCGATATTTCAGGTGATGAGAAGAAGATGGCTTTTGTATCTCGTGGTGAGCTTTTCGTTTCAGACATCAGTGGTAAATTCATCAAGCAATTAAGGACCAATGCCAAGGAAAGAGTTATCGAAGTCAAATGGTTGAAAGACAATAAGACATTGCTCTTCACACAAACGGTCAATGGCTACACTAACCTCTACACCATTGACGCTGCAGACGGTTCTAATGAGAAACAACTCACTAATGACGATCAGTCAAATCGGAATTTGGAAATGAATGCTGACAAGACCCATGCGGTCTATCTCAGTGGTACTCAAGAAGTGAGATTGCTCGATTTAGCCAATATGGAGAGTGAAACTATTGCTAATCAAGAATTATGGGGTCTTTATAACCCGCTACCAAGATTCTCTCCTGATGGTCAGTATATCGCATTTACAGCTAAGAACGACTTCGAAGAGGATATCTATATCTACCATATTGCCACTAAATCATTGACCAATTATACCAAGACAGGTGTTACCGAGACGAGTCCTTTCTGGGGGCCAGATGGCAAGTACTTATACTTTGTTTCGAATCGCACGGAACCAAGCTATCCCTTCGGCTTACAGGATGGTCGTGTATATCGTGTCCCATTGGCCAGACAGGATCGTCCTTATAAGTCTACCAAGCTTGACGCCATTTTTGATGAGGATAAAAAGGAGAAAGACACGGTTATTGTATCCATTGATTTTAGTCAGGATTTAATGCGCTCACTACAAAGGATCAGTCCAAATTTCGGATCCCAATCGAATCCTTACGTGATCAAATCGGGTGATAAAACACACATCATCTATTCGTCTAATCACGATGAAAACCAACGCTCCTTATGGATGACCACGATTAGTCCCTTCGAAAGAAATAAGACAGAGAAAATAGCCGGTAGTGGTCGAGCGGGTGGCAACATCATTAAAGTAAAGAAGAACTATTACATTAATAATGCTGGGAAGATCAGCAAACTAAACCCTGGTTCTAAAAAGCTCACGGCTATTGAGACCGACTTCACTTTCCGTAGATCGATGCGCAATGAGTTTGAACAGATCTATTACGAAACCTGGGCGGGGGTAGAAGAAAACTTCTATAATGAAACCTTCCATGGACAGGATTGGGCCAAACTGAAAACTCAGTATGCGGCATTTCTTCCGCACCTAAAGTCTCGTTCTGAATTACGTGTTTTACTCAATGACCTTTTAGGAGAACTCAACTCTTCTCATATGGGCTTTAGCTCCTTCGGTTCTGAAGAGAACACTTTCTACAGGACGAATAGTCTCAACTTAGGAGTACTATTCTCTGATAATGCGCCTTATACAATTGAAAGAGTTGTGAGTGAGGGGCCAGCGGATTATGCGGAGATGAATTTGCAGTCAGGTGATCAAATATTGGCTATTAATGGAGAGACTATTGATCCAAAAGTGAATAGAGAGTATTATCTGTCAAAGCCATCAATTGACGATGAGGTAACGCTAACGATCAAGCGCGGTAAGGAAACCCTTGAGGTAAAAGTTCATCCTTCCAGTAGTGGCCTAATGCGTGTGAACTTATATGATGAATGGATCGCTGACAATCAAAGCAAAGTTGATGCGGCTACTGACGAGAAAGTGGCTTATGTGCACATGAAGAATATGGGTGGAGGTTCGTTGCAACAATTCTTGATTGAGATGACTTCGGAAGCCTATAACCGCGATGGTTTGATTTTGGACCTACGCTACAACACCGGTGGAAATGTGCATGATGAAGTGTTGAAGTTCCTTTCTCGGACACCTTACCTTCAATGGAAGTACAGAGAAGGTAAGTTGACCACTCAAGCAAATTTTGGAGCTGGAGCCAAGCCAATGGTGCTGCTCATCAATGAACAAAGCCTAAGTGATGCGGAAATGACCGCTCAAGGCTTCAAAGAGTTGGGTTTAGGAACTATCATCGGAACTGAAACCTACCGATGGATCATCTTTACAAGTGGTGCCGGATTGGTGGATGGATCGTTCTACAGACTGCCATCATGGGGCTGCTATACACTTGACGGAAAGAACCTAGAGAAAGTTGGTGTTGCCCCTGACATCTTTGTTGAAACCGATTTTAGTGATAGAGTCAATGGGAGAGACCCACAGCTTGACAGAGCCATTCAAGAGGTGATGAAACAGTTGGGCAATTGATGAGCTATATTTCTTTCAATTCAATGTAAGTGAACTGCCTTTGAACTATACATGAGGCAGTCTTAGTCCTATGAATGGGCGTATGAGAGGTTAGCGGTTGTTATTCCCCAGCCTCTCTTACTTCTTGAATTCCATCGAGAATCCAGGGCATAAGCTCTGAAACGGTTGGATGAACTAAAACTACCTTTCGGTACTGTCTGCATGGTATTTGAGAATGTATAATGGTGGCAAACATATTAATGATTTCATCACCACCAACTCCCAGAATAGAGGCGCCCAGAATTAAATCCGTTTCCGCATCTACTAATAATTTTGCAAAGCCTTTAGTCTCGCCCATTTCTTTGGCTCGGCTTATCCGATCCATCGGCCTGGTGGCTTTCAATATTTTTCTGCCTGTGGCAACGGCTTCCTTTTCTGTCATGCCGACCCTACCCAGTGGTGGGTCAGTGAATAATCCATAGATGACATTTCTGGTATCGAGCGTTCGATCACCACCGAACAGTTTGTCCAATACAATCTCGGCATCGTTCACTGCAGTATGGGTAAACCCACCATGACCATTGACATCACCTAGGGCATAAACGCCCTTTACATCAGTTTCGCAATACTGATCGACTGTTATATACCCTCGGTCGTTTGTTTTGATTCCTGTATTTTCAAGAGCTAAGGTATCACTATTGGGAAGCCTACCTGCCGCCACTAATAACTGATCTCCAACAAGGGATTTTGACTCATCATTGAGCTCAATGATTACTTCTTTCTTATTCCCATCTTGACTGACTTTGACAGTGTTTGCCCCACAATAAACATCAATTCCCTCTTCTTCAAGAATGTCTTGTACGGCATCAGCAACGTCTTCATCTTCTTTTGGCATAAGATGCCCACTCCGTTGAACAATACTCACCTTGGCTCCGAAGCGCCTAAAAACCTGAGCAAATTCAACTCCGATATATCCGCCACCGATTACTATGAGGTGTTTTGGAACCTCTTCGAGATCCAGCAGCCCGGCACTATCCAGCCAATTGACTTGATCAAGTCCTTTAATAGGCGGGGCTGAAGGTCTGGTGCCTACATTGATGTAGATCTTGTCAGCTGTGTAAGTCTTACCATTTACCGCTACTTCTTTTTCACCGGTGAAGGTTGCTCTTCCGATGATGAGGTCTACGTTGGGTGTGTTATTCATCCATGATGATAGGCCGTTGCTACCCCCATTACGAATGCGATTCATGCGCTCTCTTACTTTGGAATAGTCCAGGGTAAGGTTTTCAGCATTGAAGCCATAAAAGTTTCCTCTTTTAGCTTGGTGATAGGCCTTAGCTGAGGCCACTAGGGTCTTGGTAGGTGTACAGCCATAGTTGACGCAACTTCCACCGACCTTATCTGCTTCAATAACACCGATTGAAGCCTTAGTAGGTATTAATTTCCCGAGTAATGTACCTGTGGCTTGGCCAGTTCCAATGATAAGGTGATCAAAGTGCTTCATGTAGGTAAGATTGGCTTGAGAAGAAAGATAGCCAAGATTTTCTGCCTATACATATACTCACCTCAAAACCTGATTACCTAGTTGATACAGTTGTAACTGTTAGAGTAGTCATTCTGGAATGACTACTCTAACAACCTTGCTACTTCTCCATACTGGCGTAGATCTTTCTCCATTCTGAGGCATCATAGATCAGGTGAGATTCTTGTATAATCCCACCTTCCAGACGGAACCACTCTGTCGCAACATTGGATTCAACACCGGGTATAGAAGATTTAAAAATATACATGGCAGCTACCCAATCATCCGTTTCAGCTACACGCAGTACCTCTACTCCTGTTAAAACTTTTCCTATTTCTTGGGCTAAGGCAATGAATTCCACTTTGGATTTAAGTGCTACCATTGGATTTTTAAAATGATAGTCTTCGGCCAGTAGGGCTAAAGATTCGTGGATCTTTTCAGTTTCATTAAACCCATTTAAAAATTTTTCAACTACTTCTCGATTTGTCATTTTCTTTTGATTAGTCTGTGAATAGATGTTGCCAGACAACGTTATAATTGCTATGAGCAGAATACCGCTTACTTTCTTCATAATTCATTTTTATTGATGAATCAAAGCTCGGTGATGTGCAGATCAAAAATCTTGGTGCATACCAAGAAGTCAGATGTGAATCCTATTAATCAGCTTGCTGAAGTTGGTAGGGTCAATGCGCAGATAGGAAGCAAGATCCTTTTGCGGGATCAATTGAAGTAGGTGAGGGCTTCTGCTCACAAATTCCTTAAACCGATCTTCCATGCTTAGGGCCATTATTTCATGTTGCCGCTGTATGACGCCATTAAGAAAGAACTCAACTGTCTTTCTGAAGAGTGTTTCGACTTCCCTATGATTCTCCAAGAAACTACTATGCTGTTCAAAGGAGATTCTAAGAAAGTGACTTTCAGTTAGTGACTCTAGGTAATATCGAGAGGGCGTTTGGGTAAAGAATGATTCTGGGATCCCGCTGAAAGAAGGAGCATAGGCGAATGCTATTACATGTTCTTTGTCTTCATGCATGTAATAAGACTTTTGAATGCCCTCGATTACATAATAAAGATACTTCTCCGTTTGTCCTGGTACTGTAATCGTCTGTTTCTTAGAAACCTCGTGCTCGTTCCAAAGCGAAACGTATTGATGGAGTGTAGCTTCACTTACTGGGTGTATTTGATTAAGGAAAGATTTGAATGAATCCATTGGCATGCCTATGTATGGACGGGTTAATGTTGAATAGGTTATTCGTTGGCTTGAAATTTCTTTTTTGACTATTCTTTCATTATTCGCTCTATGATATCGGCATAAGCTATTTCGATAAGAGAACTGATTTTTTCATCATCGTATTGCCGATCGGGAAAAAGCTTGATATGCCTCATTCGCTTTCCATTACCCTCAAGAAGCCCAGATTCATTGGGGAACTCAGCACCATAGAAGAAACCCAGATTTACATGCGCTTTGTAAGCATTGACATAGGCAAAGGGAGCGCCTTCGACACAACCAGTAGGGTGACCATCATGGAAAATAACCTTCGCCATGTCGCCTGCATTCCTAATGGCATTAAACCATTTTACTACTATGTCCTGCAGGTCTGGTGCTTTCTGATCAAGCCATTCGTTGAAGTCAATGTCTTGAATGTCATTGCCTGTAAACCGAAGTAATGCTGTCATTTTAGATTCAAGATTGCTAAAAGTGCTCCAAACATAAAAGATTCTACTTCATTTTAAACTGTTGTTTTTCCAAAAGCCTTTCGGCTACTATGCTGCAGGAATAAGAATCAGAAAAGTATGTAATGCCACAGAATCGCAAAGAAGTTGTCTTTTGGTAGTGTATTGAGAGCGGTAGGGGTTAATCCATTAGGCTTACCCTACAGCTCTCCTGAATTGCTTTTATAATTTATCTTCACGAATACTTTTATGAGCGTTACCACCTTGTAAGATGCGCTCGAATGAAATGGTATTGTGGTTATTTCTCGTATTCTATTTTATGAATTTTCCAGGTGAAATTAGCGGCAGGTGTTTTTACCAGAACTTCGTCACCTTCCTGTTTTTTGAGTAAGGCCTGGGCTATGGGGGAGTCGATGGAGATATAGTCTTTCATACCGATGAGTTCTTCGTAACCCACGATGCGCAATCGTTTTTTTAGCCCCTTATTGTTCTCAATTTCCACCCAAGCACCAAACATTACTTTTCCTTCCTGGTGGGGGTGGTATTCAATCACTTTGAAGTTGTCAATACACCTTCTCAGGTAGAGGAGGCGGCTGTCAATCTCCCTAAGACGCCTTTTGTTATAATGATAATCAGCATTTTCTGACCGGTCGCCCAAACTCGCAGCCCATGAAACCTTCCTTGTAGTTTCAGGGCGCTCTACACGCCAGAGATGATCGAGTTCATCTTTTAGCTTTTCCATCCCTTCTGGGGTGATCATGGGAGTTCGCATAGTTTGATAAATTAATTCAGTTGAGCTCTGAATCCGCGAATATAGTCATGATTAGCCCAGTATTTGCAATCCTCAATTTGATGAACTCACAAAAGACAAAAACGGCCCAGGAAGATCTGAAGCCGTTATAACACTTGTTCTGTATTTGTCTTTGAGGCTTCTTAGTTCGGTGAATTCAAACCAATTCTGTTTCCTTCTGAGTCAAGAAATAGGGCGAAAAACCCGCTCTCATCTGCGTGAGCGGTTTTTGGAAGAATGATTTTACCACCATTCGGTTCAACTTTGTCAAGGACGGTTTGGAGGTTGTTGCCGGCATTGAGATAAATGGTCACACCATTTGTTGAGGGGGTGTAGCCTTCACCCTTGATGATGACCGCATTGACCACTTGTTCTTGATAGGGGAATACGCCAAGTTCCATCCCAGGGATTTCCATTTGTTCTACACTGATATCTAATATTTTCTCATAAAAGTTGCTGGCTCTGGAAATATCTGTGGCCGGGATTTCAAAAAGGGAGATATAACTGTTCATATCCATTTGATTTTTTTCGTTTACCGAGTGTTGCTTGTTTGATAGGTAGAAGCCAAATATTGATATGGCGAGTACAAGAATGGTGTTTGTCGATGGCCTTTTCATTGTGATGGTAATAATGTGTCCAAATTATAATACCGTAGTTTATGGGAATTGTAAAAATGCGACAGTAGGGTCTATTTGTAGAATAGGGTAGATAATTCCATATGCTTATTTCCTAAAAACTCCTTTGGAGTCGTTCCGATAAACTCTTTGAAGTCCTTGACAAAATGTGCCTGATCAAAGCATTCACTTTCATAGGCAATGTTGGTAAGGCTTTCTTCCTCATTCAGTATCATTTTCAATGCTGTGTGTAGTCGTAATACCTTACCCAACTGCTTAGGGCTAATACCTATCTGCTTTCTGAAATCTCTCTCCAGTTTCCTTCTTTGCTTCAGGTTGTCCTTCAAGATTTGATTGATTGGTGTATTGCCATTGGTTTCCATTAATGCATCTACGGTGGTCATTACCAGATTTTCAATGGTTGTATTTTGATTCAATCTGTCTAAAAGAAACTCCTCAATCACTGCAATGCGTTCCTGGGTATTTGCCGCATGAATGATCTTCTCCTCCAAAGTGTCAGCGGCTGCCTTTCCAAATAGTGTTTCAAGAGGTGTTTCAATATCCACCAACTCCTGCAGAGATGAACCCACAAAATTTGCAAAGCCATAAGGATAAAAACAGATCGCAAATGAGTCGACATCTCCCACAGGCTCTATGAAATAGGACTTTGTTCTTTGCCCCATAATCATCGCATTGGGGTGGAGGAGGTAGTCATCTTCGGACACATATCTTTTGATCTTATCCTTTAGGTTAAAGGTCATCTCAATGCAACCATCCGGGATGATCTTTTGCTTCTCATTATTTGGGTCAAAAGGCACTTGAAGTGTCCAATAAAACTTCACTAATGCACTTAGATCGGGATGAGGTTCAAAGGTCTGATAGTTCATGTTATGAATTCAGTTTAAAGTTCAGTTGATTGCCATCACACTCTAGCAGGTCATCTTTAAGTTCTCTTAAAATATTGGATATAAAGTAGGATGGTAAGTATTTCGACCTATCGAGAGACCTGTCTCTGTCATATTTTGTTAACCCTTTCTACGCCTCCTTCTTTTTTCCTTCTTGGTTTCCTTTGTGGGAGTGTCTTCTATAAGGCTAAAGAGTACTGGCAACTGCATTTGAGTATACGCGGGCTTCCCGTCTCGCCTCGCGGGTATAAAGTTTGGGGCATTCGCGACTACTCTTACAGCTTCGTCTTTACAACCACCACCAAGATGGTTGAGTGCATTTACAGCATCAATACTACCATCTTTATTGACTACAAACACTACGTTAACCCTACCTTCGATTCCTATCTCTTTAGCTTCTTGAGGGTATTGTAATGCCTGACGTACATATTCGTAAAAGGCAGACATCCCTCCGGGAAAATTCGGTTTTTGATATGACTCACCCTCGGATTGTGATTCCTCATTGATTTCAATTTTTAGGGCGTCCCACTTGTCGGCAAGCTGCATTTTACCATACCATTTTTCAGCCTCATTGTAAACGTCTTTGGCAAGGTTTGAATAGGTCAGGCTGCTATCGGGTTGCATGATTGCTAGTTGCTCATAACTCTCACTGGCCATCTTGTATGTTGCCAAACGCGTATATGCATATTCGGCCATAATCGAATCGTAGTAAGTGACGACATAATTATAGTCTCTATCCAGGAACTGTTGTTTTGCATTTTCAAAGCGTTTTATAGATCTGATCTGCTGTGGAGTCAGTTCCTTTTCCTGCGCAAAAGATGTACTGCAGATGATAAGGGATGTCAAAGTGATCAGAAAGGATTTCATAAAAAATATCTAACCTTAAGTATAAGTGTCGTGGCGGAAAAATGCAATTATATTGAGTATGTCAAGATACCGAGTTAATGCAATAAGGGGCAAGATGGCGGCTTAGCTGGTATTGATGATTACTGTTCCCGACAACTTGCTTTATTTCTTCAGTTGCTTTAATCGGCTAATAGCGTTTTGATTTCCTGAGTTTAACTCCAAAGATTTTTCAAAGCTTTCGATCGCCTTTTGATCGTCACCCATAAATAAATATCCCTCTGCCAAACTATCATAGAGGTTGGAAGAATTGGGGTATAGCTGAGTTGCTAGTAAAAACACGTTTATTCCCTGCTGTGATCTGTTTGGGTTGAAAACCAGTTGCAATCCAAGGGTGTTTAAATTACCTTCTGGTATCTTGAAGGAGGGATGTTCTCTGGTTGTAGAGGTATAGAGTTCGGGGAGGTTTTTATAGTTCTGAGCGAATGCCAAATCGTTAAAATTCCTAAAATCAAATACCTTCTCTTTTGGGGCTTTAGTCTTATGACTTAGCAGGCGATCGGTTAATCCATTCGCGCTTGGTTTGTTCTCAATATACTTTAATGCCTTGTCACCTTCATTTAGTATTGCCTCTAAAAAGTTTAGCGTGTATTTGGCAAGCCAATGATAGGATACCATTATTTCCGAATCGGCTTTATCCTGTCTCGTATCTCTATCGGCAAAGAGGACTCCCAATGTACTGAAATGGCTATGAGTAAGATTGTGAAACTTTAATTGATATGCCTGGCTATTTGTAATGCTATCAAATAGTTGGAATTTCCAGTTAAGTTCAGAGTCAACCTTGTCTTCTTTTAAAACTGCGTCAGGAATGTCTTTCTGAGCCATATGGATATAGGGCACATCTATATGTTGCGGACCGAAAAAGTTTGACTGGGTTAATGTTCCATATTGATATCTTTCAGAGCCATCAAGACTGACAATGGCTTTTACTTTGTCATTGCGGTTTTGAACAATGATGTTCGCCAAGCCCCCAAAGCTAAAGCCCATAATTGCGATTCTATCATTATCCGCTATCGAAATTTTACCCGCTTCGTTCATTAGAAATTCTACATCTCTCGCTTGGGTCTCCATTTCCATTGCATCGTTGTTACTGAACCAGCGGGTCTTAGTGCCTCGGCTGGGACTCGATATGACTACAAAACCATGACTTGCTAAATACTCACAAAGCGCAAAGTTTTCAATGGACGATGCCTGAAAGCTTGGTGAGTAAATCACCACAGGGAATTTTCCTTTTGAGAACCCTGGGGTATTATAAGCTTTGGTTTTTTCAGAAAGGTGTTTTTGGTTAGCGGGGGTATTAGCATAGTAAAACCAGTTTAAGATTTGTTCATTGGGTAGGTGTTCCCATTCCTCTTCTTCTGCAAGAATTTTCATATAGTCCAAAACCAGCAATGGCTCTTGACTGCTCGATTTTTGTTCTGACGGATACCATATACTAACAGGGATGGGTCTATCTATTTCCTTGTTTGTGTAGTCATAGGCTCTACTATAAGTCCTGGTGCTGTCAGATGTTGTATAATGCTTAAACCCTACGTGGTATTGTCCATGTTCAAGGTCAATTTCCTCCAAAGAGGTTTGAGCCATGAATAGGTTGGCTTGGAAAAGGGTTAGGAGTAGTAAGAATGTTAATCTCATCTTCAATTAGTTGGCGTGTGCTCTAAAGATGCGATTATGCAATTATTGGTTGCAGCGAGCTAAGGATGGACTGATACCATCAAGGTCGCGTATCCATCAATATCTATTTCTTCTCTTCACGTAGAATCTTCTCCATTTTCCGACCTTTCGCCAGTTCATCGATCAGTTTTTCCATTTGTCTGCATTGTCTATACAACTCAAATTCATCGGCTATATTTTCAATGCGATAACCACAGACTACCCCTTTAATCATATGAGCATTGGCATGGATTTTTGCTTTTTGAAAAAATGTTCCGAATGTCACTTTCTCATCAATGAGTGCTTGTATAGTAGCTTGGTCAAAGCCGGTAAACCATTGAATCACCTGATCCAATTCTTCCTTGGTTCTACCGTTTTTTTCTATTCTGTTTAGGTAGTGCGGATAGATGGATGCGAATATCATATTGGCAACCTGTTCGTTCTTTTTGGCTGTAACTTCCATTTTTAACTAAGTGATTTTATGTG
Coding sequences:
- a CDS encoding helix-turn-helix transcriptional regulator, with product MNYQTFEPHPDLSALVKFYWTLQVPFDPNNEKQKIIPDGCIEMTFNLKDKIKRYVSEDDYLLHPNAMIMGQRTKSYFIEPVGDVDSFAICFYPYGFANFVGSSLQELVDIETPLETLFGKAAADTLEEKIIHAANTQERIAVIEEFLLDRLNQNTTIENLVMTTVDALMETNGNTPINQILKDNLKQRRKLERDFRKQIGISPKQLGKVLRLHTALKMILNEEESLTNIAYESECFDQAHFVKDFKEFIGTTPKEFLGNKHMELSTLFYK
- a CDS encoding energy transducer TonB, which produces MKSFLITLTSLIICSTSFAQEKELTPQQIRSIKRFENAKQQFLDRDYNYVVTYYDSIMAEYAYTRLATYKMASESYEQLAIMQPDSSLTYSNLAKDVYNEAEKWYGKMQLADKWDALKIEINEESQSEGESYQKPNFPGGMSAFYEYVRQALQYPQEAKEIGIEGRVNVVFVVNKDGSIDAVNALNHLGGGCKDEAVRVVANAPNFIPARRDGKPAYTQMQLPVLFSLIEDTPTKETKKEKRRRRRKG
- a CDS encoding prolyl oligopeptidase family serine peptidase, which encodes MRLTFLLLLTLFQANLFMAQTSLEEIDLEHGQYHVGFKHYTTSDSTRTYSRAYDYTNKEIDRPIPVSIWYPSEQKSSSQEPLLVLDYMKILAEEEEWEHLPNEQILNWFYYANTPANQKHLSEKTKAYNTPGFSKGKFPVVIYSPSFQASSIENFALCEYLASHGFVVISSPSRGTKTRWFSNNDAMEMETQARDVEFLMNEAGKISIADNDRIAIMGFSFGGLANIIVQNRNDKVKAIVSLDGSERYQYGTLTQSNFFGPQHIDVPYIHMAQKDIPDAVLKEDKVDSELNWKFQLFDSITNSQAYQLKFHNLTHSHFSTLGVLFADRDTRQDKADSEIMVSYHWLAKYTLNFLEAILNEGDKALKYIENKPSANGLTDRLLSHKTKAPKEKVFDFRNFNDLAFAQNYKNLPELYTSTTREHPSFKIPEGNLNTLGLQLVFNPNRSQQGINVFLLATQLYPNSSNLYDSLAEGYLFMGDDQKAIESFEKSLELNSGNQNAISRLKQLKK
- a CDS encoding DUF2200 domain-containing protein; the protein is MEVTAKKNEQVANMIFASIYPHYLNRIEKNGRTKEELDQVIQWFTGFDQATIQALIDEKVTFGTFFQKAKIHANAHMIKGVVCGYRIENIADEFELYRQCRQMEKLIDELAKGRKMEKILREEKK